Proteins from a single region of Pontibacillus halophilus JSM 076056 = DSM 19796:
- a CDS encoding JmjC domain-containing protein produces MGSLDYILNTLEQINKEGYWSNKPFLRRKKEEDLDWTEDVFSTEALKWLLVEARIPEECFRVIKNGIPQPHLHYSRPIYVGQKTIGNVLDGNKASEALKDGGSLLLTALEEYWPPLGELCSKIGNKIGTKCAAFGVITPPNQGGFVPHIDRTEQVVIQCEGTKLWDVYDIYKRGNKGQEVNIENLPEPLMHKDISTGDILYLPQGAPHAAKTTESISIHITLTFEPVTMEDWIISGLKSTINNDEEYKMSLPPFYFNQETTYLKLLNEKLYDIKAELNTQVQQRAIKHMSKYRSLNS; encoded by the coding sequence ATGGGAAGCTTAGATTATATCTTGAATACTTTAGAACAAATTAATAAAGAAGGGTATTGGTCAAACAAACCCTTTTTGCGACGAAAAAAAGAAGAAGATTTAGATTGGACTGAAGACGTTTTTTCCACGGAGGCGTTGAAGTGGCTATTAGTAGAGGCGCGCATTCCCGAAGAATGCTTTAGGGTAATAAAAAACGGAATCCCTCAACCTCACCTCCACTATTCCAGACCAATTTACGTTGGTCAAAAAACCATTGGTAATGTTTTAGATGGCAATAAAGCTTCAGAAGCTTTAAAGGATGGAGGATCTTTATTACTTACAGCTTTAGAGGAATACTGGCCTCCGTTAGGAGAATTGTGCAGTAAGATAGGAAATAAGATAGGGACAAAATGTGCTGCGTTTGGTGTGATTACACCACCAAATCAAGGAGGGTTTGTTCCCCATATAGATCGTACAGAACAAGTAGTGATTCAATGTGAAGGGACTAAATTATGGGATGTTTACGATATTTACAAACGCGGTAATAAGGGTCAGGAAGTTAATATAGAAAATTTACCAGAACCATTGATGCACAAAGATATATCTACAGGTGATATTCTATACTTACCTCAAGGCGCACCTCATGCTGCTAAAACAACAGAGTCAATCAGTATACATATTACTCTAACATTCGAACCTGTAACTATGGAAGATTGGATAATCTCTGGACTCAAATCCACAATTAATAATGATGAGGAATATAAGATGTCCTTACCTCCTTTTTATTTCAATCAAGAAACCACCTACTTAAAATTACTAAACGAAAAGCTATACGACATAAAAGCCGAGTTAAATACCCAAGTTCAGCAAAGAGCCATAAAACACATGAGTAAATATC